One genomic window of Notamacropus eugenii isolate mMacEug1 chromosome 6, mMacEug1.pri_v2, whole genome shotgun sequence includes the following:
- the NUCB2 gene encoding nucleobindin-2 isoform X2 — MWWRTIQLQCYFLLVTCLLTGLEAVPIDIDKTKVKDIPNVEGEKIETPDTGLYYDEYLRQVIDVLETDKHFREKLQNADIEDIKSGKLSKELDLVSHHVRTRLDELKRQEVARLRMLIKAKLDSIQDTGIDYQALLKQFEHLNHQNPDKFEPTDLDMLIKAATSDLENYDKTRHEEFKKYEMMKEHERREYLKTLNEEKRHEEESKFEEMKKKHGNHPKVNHPGSKDQLKEVWEETDGLDPSDFDPKTFFKLHDVNSDGFLDEQELEALFTKELEKVYDPKNEEDDMVEMEEERLRMREHVMNEVDNNKDRLVTLEEFLKATEKKEFLEPDSWETLDQQQLFTEEELKEFENHIYEQEHKLRQKAEDLQKQKEELQRQHDQLQAQKHEYQQVVQQMEQKKLQQGAPPAGPGGELKFQPPGQQQEEKSEKHSLGSDHLQPLSTQHVSPLQEGAAMAEHVQIHP; from the exons ATGTGGTGGAGAACCATACAactacagtgttattttcttttagttACATGTCTCCTAACTGGTTTAGAAGCTGTGCCTATAGACATAGACAAGACAAAAGTAAAAGACATTCCTAatgtggaaggagaaaaaatagaaactccA GACACTGGACTGTATTATgatgagtatctgaggcaagtGATTGATGTGTTGGAAACAGACAAACATTTCAGAGAAAAGCTCCAGAATGCAGACATAGAGGATATCAAG AGTGGGAAACTAAGCAAAGAGCTTGATTTAGTAAGTCACCATGTCAGGACAAGACTTGATGAATTAAAGAGACAGGAAGTGGCAAGATTAAGAATGCTAATTAAAGCTAAATTGGATTCCATTCAAG acACAGGCATAGATTATCAAGCTCTTCTGAAGCAGTTTGAGCACCTAAATCATCAGAATCCTGACAAGTTTGAACCAACAGACTTAGATATGTTAATCAAAGCC GCTACAAGTGATttagaaaattatgataaaactcgccatgaagaatttaaaaaatatgaaatgatgaaggagCATGAAAGGCGAGAATATTTGAAAAcactgaatgaagaaaaaaggcaTGAAGAAGAATCTAAATTtgaggaaatgaagaagaaacatgGAAATCATCCAAAAGTTAACCACCCA GGAAGCAAAGACCAATTAAAAGAGGTATGGGAGGAGACAGATGGACTGGATCCTAGTGACTTTGACCCGAAGACATTTTTCAAATTGCATG ATGTCAATAGTGATGGTTTCTTGGATGAGCAAGAATTAGAAGCCCTGTTTACCAAAGAG TTAGAGAAAGTATATGACCCTAAAAATGAAGAGGATGACATGGttgaaatggaagaagaaaggcTTAGGATGAGGGAACATGTTATGAATGAG GTTGATAATAACAAGGACCGGTTAGTGACTTTGGAAGAGTTTCTAAAAGCTACTgagaaaaaagaattcttggagCCAGATAGCTGGGAG acATTGGATCAGCAGCAGCTTTTCACAGAAGAAGAGctgaaagaatttgaaaatcacATCTACGAACAAGAACACAAGCTCAGGCAGAAGGCAGAAGATCTCCAGAAGCAGAAGGAAGAGCTCCAGCGCCAGCACGACCAGCTCCAGGCCCAGAAACATGAATATCAGCAG GTGGTACAACAGATGGAACAAAAGAAATTACAACAAGGAGCACCTCCAGCAGGGCCAGGCGGGGAATTAAAATTTCAGCCAC
- the NUCB2 gene encoding nucleobindin-2 isoform X1: protein MVSEEKTCRTMTQMWWRTIQLQCYFLLVTCLLTGLEAVPIDIDKTKVKDIPNVEGEKIETPDTGLYYDEYLRQVIDVLETDKHFREKLQNADIEDIKSGKLSKELDLVSHHVRTRLDELKRQEVARLRMLIKAKLDSIQDTGIDYQALLKQFEHLNHQNPDKFEPTDLDMLIKAATSDLENYDKTRHEEFKKYEMMKEHERREYLKTLNEEKRHEEESKFEEMKKKHGNHPKVNHPGSKDQLKEVWEETDGLDPSDFDPKTFFKLHDVNSDGFLDEQELEALFTKELEKVYDPKNEEDDMVEMEEERLRMREHVMNEVDNNKDRLVTLEEFLKATEKKEFLEPDSWETLDQQQLFTEEELKEFENHIYEQEHKLRQKAEDLQKQKEELQRQHDQLQAQKHEYQQVVQQMEQKKLQQGAPPAGPGGELKFQPPGQQQEEKSEKHSLGSDHLQPLSTQHVSPLQEGAAMAEHVQIHP from the exons ATGGTCTCTGAAGAAAAAACCTGCAGAACGATGACTCAG ATGTGGTGGAGAACCATACAactacagtgttattttcttttagttACATGTCTCCTAACTGGTTTAGAAGCTGTGCCTATAGACATAGACAAGACAAAAGTAAAAGACATTCCTAatgtggaaggagaaaaaatagaaactccA GACACTGGACTGTATTATgatgagtatctgaggcaagtGATTGATGTGTTGGAAACAGACAAACATTTCAGAGAAAAGCTCCAGAATGCAGACATAGAGGATATCAAG AGTGGGAAACTAAGCAAAGAGCTTGATTTAGTAAGTCACCATGTCAGGACAAGACTTGATGAATTAAAGAGACAGGAAGTGGCAAGATTAAGAATGCTAATTAAAGCTAAATTGGATTCCATTCAAG acACAGGCATAGATTATCAAGCTCTTCTGAAGCAGTTTGAGCACCTAAATCATCAGAATCCTGACAAGTTTGAACCAACAGACTTAGATATGTTAATCAAAGCC GCTACAAGTGATttagaaaattatgataaaactcgccatgaagaatttaaaaaatatgaaatgatgaaggagCATGAAAGGCGAGAATATTTGAAAAcactgaatgaagaaaaaaggcaTGAAGAAGAATCTAAATTtgaggaaatgaagaagaaacatgGAAATCATCCAAAAGTTAACCACCCA GGAAGCAAAGACCAATTAAAAGAGGTATGGGAGGAGACAGATGGACTGGATCCTAGTGACTTTGACCCGAAGACATTTTTCAAATTGCATG ATGTCAATAGTGATGGTTTCTTGGATGAGCAAGAATTAGAAGCCCTGTTTACCAAAGAG TTAGAGAAAGTATATGACCCTAAAAATGAAGAGGATGACATGGttgaaatggaagaagaaaggcTTAGGATGAGGGAACATGTTATGAATGAG GTTGATAATAACAAGGACCGGTTAGTGACTTTGGAAGAGTTTCTAAAAGCTACTgagaaaaaagaattcttggagCCAGATAGCTGGGAG acATTGGATCAGCAGCAGCTTTTCACAGAAGAAGAGctgaaagaatttgaaaatcacATCTACGAACAAGAACACAAGCTCAGGCAGAAGGCAGAAGATCTCCAGAAGCAGAAGGAAGAGCTCCAGCGCCAGCACGACCAGCTCCAGGCCCAGAAACATGAATATCAGCAG GTGGTACAACAGATGGAACAAAAGAAATTACAACAAGGAGCACCTCCAGCAGGGCCAGGCGGGGAATTAAAATTTCAGCCAC